In the Carboxydothermus hydrogenoformans Z-2901 genome, ATCTTCTGGTCTTCTCAAGGGACGTTTAGAATTGGTAAAATGCTTTGCCCCGTTTGGCCACCAGGCTAGACCAATGATACCTTTATCCTCCAGGCTTTTTAAAAGCTTTTGACCTGCGGGGCCCTGATAAAACTTAAGTGCTGCTTCTTCGCTCTTAAACAAAAAGGGAATATCAACAATTTGAAACTGCGGATTTAAACCTACCAGTTTGGTTACCGAAGGTGCAATAAATTGAACGTTATTTGCGATTAACGCTTCTAACTCCTCCTTATCCCCGAAAAGCTGGCTCGATGGATATACTTCCACCTTTACTTTTCCACCGGTTTTTTGCTCCGCAAGCTCTTTAAATTTTAATGCCGCCTGCCCCTTGGGAGTAGTTTCCGCCACTACGTGGGAAAACTTGATAACAATAGGTTCGGTTTTCTTTTCCCCTTCCTGTTTGCTTCCGCACGCAACTAACGCAAATACCAAAAACAGGACTAATACGGCAATAAAAATATTTCTGCTAAACTTTAACAACAAAGCCACCCCCTTAAAATGATTTTATATTTTTAATATAAGAATTTTTCTAAATATTTAAAATATTTTACTCGTAAAGTTAATTTTGTTCTTTTTGTTCAGCGAAGATAATAATAATTTACCGGTCTGCCAATACTACCATATCGTATTTCCTTTCCGGCAAGACCTTCCCTTTCTAAGTATTCCAGGTATCTTCGGGCCGTGACCCGCGATATTCCTGCTCTTTTGGCCACTTCCGCTGCTGCCAGCGGTTCCCTTGTTTCTTCCAAAAGAGACAAAATCTTTTTTAAAGTAATATCATTAAGCCCCTTCGGAAGCTCACCCCCAGCACTTGATCTGGCAAAAAGACGGTCAATATCTTCCTGTTGAACACTTCTCTTCCGGCCTATTTTTAAATATTTATTTTTATAGGTTAAAAGTGCTTTTACAAGCCGCTCTTTTTTGAAAGGCTTGATAATATAATCTACCACACCGTACCGCAATAATTCAGCTACTATTTCTCCTTGCTGAGCTGCAGTTATGGCCAGCACATCCACCGAAATATTTTGCCGGCGAATTTCCTTTAACAATGTTAAACCGTCAATATCGGGAAGGTAAATATCCAGGATGAGAAGTTCTGGAGAGTGGTTTTTTAAAAAGTTTAAAAGTTCACTACCGCTTTTAAGAGCTGCAATTATTTCAAAACCTTCTACTTCCTTTATAAAATTCTTATTTATCTCCAGGACCATGGGGTCATCTTCAACGATAACCGTTTTAATCATTTTTCTCACCTCCTACTTTGATTAAAAAAACGGTTCCTTTGGAAGTTGATCTAATTCTAATTTTGCCATAAACATCCTCTAAATGCCTTTTTACAATGTAAAGTCCATAACCACGATTTTCCCCTTTTGTAGAATACCCTGGCTCAAAGATTTTATTTTTTTCAACTTTTATTCCCGGCCCTGTATCAAGTACAAGAAGAAAAAATCTTCTTTTATTCGCCTGGATTTTAAGATAAACCTTTTTTATTTTTCCTGATACCGCCGCTTCCAGGGCATTTTCCAGAATGTTGCCGGTAATCTCAATGACTTTGGTACTGTCAAGTTTGGCAGGATATCCTTCAACAAAACTTCGCCGATTAACCAAAAATTCTACCTTTAATTCCGATGCCCTGGCGGCTTTCCCCAAAATAAGCCCGGCCAGAGCCGGGTCCTTAATTTTTTTTGTTAAAAATGTTGTAAGCGCCTGTTGCGTGTCCGTCAAACGAAAAATTAGGTCCAACGCTTCGTCCACCCTACCCAGTTGAATAAGACCGGCAATAGAATGAAGACGGTTTAAGTTTTCATGGTTCTGAACCCTTAATGCTTCGACAAACTTTTTTACTCCGGTCAATTCTTCCGCTAATTTTTGGACCTCACTTTTTTCCCGAAAGACTGCAACCGCACCTATAACCTTACCCTTAACCTTTAAGGGCAACCGGCTGGAAATTAACTGCTTGCCGCCTACAAAAATTTCACGATTATACACCGGTTGCCCCGTTGCCATCACTTCAGGAAGCCTGCTTTCAGGGGCAACTTCTCCGATATTTTTACCCAATACCTCTTCTTGCCGGAGATTTAAAATAACTTGAGCCGCCGGATTTACCAGGGTAATATTCCCCATCCGATCGATAGCCACTATTCCTTCGTTAATGGTATTTAAGAGAGCATCCCGCTGTTCCACAAGACTGGCAATTTCTTCCGGTTCTAACCCCAGAATTTCCTTTTTTATTTTTACCGCTAAAAAACCTGCCCCTATTGCTCCAATAAATAAACCCAAAAGAGTTGCTAAGTATATTCCTTCCCGGACACTTTTTAAAAGCTCCCACCAGGTAGGAAGCAGTATTCCCACCACCACAACCCCAATTTGCTCTGTAAAAGATTCATTTTTGACAGGAACAAAAGCCCTAACCGCTATCCCCCTTATTCCTTTTGCCTCAGAAATATATTCGTTATCGGCAAAAGCCGGCCCTTCATCTCCTCCGGAAAATTTTGAGCCTACCCTTTCCGGAAGAGGACTGGAATAGCGTATACGATTCATATCCAGTACAACTATATAATCAACATTGGTCGCCCGGCGTATTCTTTCAGCTACCGGTTCAATCTCCTTAAAACCTTCCGGCCTGCCCAGGTATTTTTTAACTGTAGGGTTTTCCGCTACCGTCCTACCAATTGCCAGGGCCCGCTTGCCGAGTTCCTTTTTTAATTCCACCGCTGCTTTATAGGTAAGAAAGAATCCTGAAAAAAAAAACCGAAAAAGCTGCAACCGTAAAAGCTAATAAGGTTATTTTTGTTGCAAGTTTAAATCTCCTCATTATTCTTCCCTCAATATTTTTTAATTTAGAGTTTAAAATTCGTTAGAAAATTTAAAATTCCTTGTGACTATAAGATTCACTTAGATTAACGCATAAAAAAGCGACCCCTTTAGGAGCCGCTTTTTTCCAAAAGTTCAAGGGTATGTTTAAAGACATCATCCGGGCTTATCTTAATTCTTGCTATTCCTTCCTCTAAAGCCGCTTTTGCCACTTCGCGAGCAACTGTTGATGCAACTCTTGCATCGAAAGCTTTGGGTAAAATATAATCTTCATTAAGCTCATTTTCGGCAACCAAAGAACTTATAGCATAACTTGCTGCTATTTTCATCTTTTCGGAGATATCTGTCGCCCTTACATCCAATGCACCCCGGAAAACTCCCGGGAATGCCAAAACATTATTTACTTGATTGGGGAAATCGGAGCGACCGGTAGCTACAATCCTGGCCCCCGCTCTTTTCGCTTCATCGGGGTAGATTTCCGGTTCTGGATTGGCCATAGCAAAGACAATTGCATCTTTATTCATTGACTTAACCATTTCTTCCGTTACTTGTTTTGCTTTGGAAAGTCCAATAAAAACATCTGCTCCCTTTAAAGCATCCTTAAGGGTTCCTTTAATATTTTCAGGGTTAGTGATTTGGGCTAATTCTTCTTTGTATTTATTCATTCCTTCTTGACGGCCCCGGTAAATAATTCCCTTACTATCACACATTATTAAATTTTTTACTCCGCTTGCCATAATAAGCTTGGAAACTGCAGTCGCTGAAGCCCCTGCACCATTGACCACTACTTTAATCTTTGAAATATCTTTATTAACTATTTTTAACGCATTTATTAGAGCCGCCAGGGTAACAATAGCGGTTCCATGCTGGTCATCATGAAAAATGGGAATGGATGTTTCTTTCTTTAATCGCTCTTCGATGTAAAAACAATTAGGTGCTGCGATATCTTCTAAATTAATCCCTCCAAAAGTAGGCTCTAAAAGTTTTACTACCTCGACAATTTTATCCGGATCTTTGGTATCAAGGCAAATTGGGAAGGCATCAACCCCGGCAAATTCTTTAAAGAGGAGTGCCTTACCTTCCATTACAGGCATGGCGGCATAAGGTCCAATATCTCCTAATCCTAAAACTGCAGTACCGTCGGACACTACCGCCACCATATTCCAGCGGCTGGTATACTCATATGACAAATCCTTATTTTCAGCAATTAACTTACAGGGCTCTGCAACTCCAGGGGTATAGGCTAAAGATAAGTCTTCCGCAGTTTTAGCAGGTACTTTCGACTTTACTTCAATTTTTCCGCGAAATTTCTTGTGTAATTCTAAAGCTTTAGCTTTAAAATCTGCCATTTTAAAACCTCCTTTAATTTAAATTAAACAGTAGGCTCAGGAGCTTTTATTCCTCCCCGAGCAGGCTTTTCCTTATTTAAAGGAATTAAGCGGGCTTTAGGTTTGCGGCCGGTGAAAAAGAACGACCTTTTAAAAAGCTGGATAGCCAAAGCAGGGTCAACGCCTTTAGGACAGGCTTCAGCACATGCACCCGCCATATGGCAGCGCCATAAACCTTTTGGATTATCGACCTGAACTTTTCTTTCCTTTTCCCCAAAATCGCGATTATCAGCATTATATCTATATGCTTGGGCCAAAGCTTGCGGTCCGGGAAAATCCGGCGTAGTTCCTACCGTAGGGCAAGCCGCCAGACAAGCACCGCATTTTATACAATAAGCAAATTGCAGGTATTCTTCAAGTTCTGCCGGTGTCTGGGAATATTCTCCGGTAGGATTTATAAATTCCTGCTCGTTTTCAGGTATTACATATGGCTTGACATTTTTATGTTTTTCAAAAAGCGGAGTTAAATCCGGAACTAAATCTTTTATATTTTTATAATTAGGCAGTGGAGCAATCTCTATTACGTCAGTCCCGAGGGATAAAGCTTGAGTTTCACAGGCAAGTCGCGGCTTTTTATTAATGTACATCGCGCAGGAACCGCAAATACCCATTCGGCACGAGGCTCTAAAAGCCAACGTGGCATCAATATTTTCTTTTATATAGTAAAGACAATCTAAAACTGTCATGCCTTCTTTTACATCGAAAGTATAATCTTGAAAATACGGTTGTACATCTTTTGCAGGATCATAGCGCCAAATTTTAAACCTTACCTTCAATTCCCCCTACCCCCCAATGTAAGAATATATTACAACATAACTACCTAAAACTAAAGCTAAAAAGCCAATTATCCCTATTAAACCATTAATAAATTTAAGATTTTGCGGAAAATATTCCAAAAGAATCGTTCTTAAGCCATACATTCCGTGATATAAAGCAGCTACTAAAAGGATAAGATAACTCACCAGCCAAAAGGTATCCTGTCCCCGGGTTTTTACGTTATTGTAATCCAAGGGGTCGTTTACGCCCAAAATATTATCAAGATGCATGTATCCCAGATGTATTCCAAGAAACACCAGTAAAATTAAAGCAGCTACTATGAATAAAAACCACAATTTTGATTCACTCACCAAAACCCCTCCTTTTTAGGCCAAATATATATCATAAACACTTATAACAATTCCTACTAACGCTAAAATCATTAGGAAATACATTAAAGGTCGCTGTTTTAAAGTTGAATATTTATAGGGATACTCCTGACGTTCAGGTTTGCCGATAAAGTAACCAAATTCGGTAAGTATAAGCCGTAAACCGTTTAATCCGTGAAAAACACCTGCCACTACTACCAGGAATTCCCCGAATTTAAATATTGGACTATCAACGGTTCCCATAGCCTTTGCCCATGCATCGGGACCCCCAAGACGAAAAGAAGTTACCACAATATGCAGCAAAAGATAGATAATTAGTCCAAGCCCGGAAATCCGGTGTAAAGTATATAAATATCTTTCAATTCCGAATTTTCCCGCATAAAAGTTACCCTTGATGCCCAAACGATTGTCATACATCTAAAAACCCCTCCTATTAGTACTTTCTTTCCACTGGTTTCCAGGTAGTAATCTTTACCGGCAGGTATTCAAGCCGTGGCCCCTCAGGAGTATAATAAGCTAACGTGTGTTTTAACCAGTTTTCATCATCCCTGTTGGGATAATCTCTACGGGCATGACCTCCGCGGGATTCTTTTCTTTCCAAAGCTCCTAAAACAATAATTTCCGCCAAAGTTAACATATTTTCCATTTCCAGGTATGAAACTAAGTCGGTATTGTAATATTTACTCTTATCTTCCAGTCCGCAATCCTTAAACCGCTGAATTAGCTCCCTTACCTTGTTAAGGGCTGCAGTTAACCCCTTTTCATCCCGATATACTCCAACGTTTTTATCCATGATTTCCCTTAACTCTTTTCTTATTGTATATAAGCTTTCTTTATTTGGTTTATTAAATATTTCGTTAATTCTGGCCTCTTCCCTCAAGACCATTTCTGTCGGTAATTTTGGAAAAGCTTTTTGCTTCTTTACGTACTCATATGCTTTGCCTCCGGTTATACCTCCCCATACCAGACATTCAGCAGTAGAATTTGTACCTAAACGGTTAGCTCCATGAATAGAAACACAGGCAACTTCACCGGCTGCATATACCCCTGGCACCGGAGTTTGTCCATCAATGTCGACATGAATGCCGCCCATTGAATAATGGGCTACAGGCCGAACCGGAAGAGGTTTTTCAATCGGATCAATTCCCGCAAATTTTATGGCCACTTCCCGGATTAGCGGTAAACGTTCATTAATTTTTTCCCTCCCGAGGTGGGTTAAATCCAGTAAAACGTAATCCAAACCATCTTCCCGGGTAAATCCTCTGCCCGCTTCAATTTCCTGCATTTCCGAACGGGAAACAATATCTCTGGGAGCTAATTCCATCATTTTTTCTGCATATTTCCCCATAAAACGCTCCCCTAAGTTATTAATTAAATACCCTCCCTCTCCCCGAGCAGCTTCGGTAATTAAAATTCCCGAAGGAACAAGACCGGTCGGATGAAATTGCACAAATTCCATGTCTTTTAACGGCAAACCTGCCCGGTAAGCTATCGCCATTCCGTCTCCGGTAACAGTGTATGAATACGTGGTGAAACCATAGATGCGGCAGGCGCCACCGGTAGCTATTATTAAAGCTTTGGATTGAAAGACTAAAAATTCTCCCCTGGTTAAATCTATTGCGGTAAATCCCCTGTACTCCCCATCTTCAATCAATAGAGATGTAACCATTACTTCATCATAACGGTGAACGTTGGAAAAGCGCTGAAGATTATCATACATTGTGTGAACTTCAAAAAAGCCCGTTTTATCCGCCGCAAAAACCGCTCGCGGAAACGAGTGACCGCCAAATGGTCTTTGGTCAATTTTTCCGTTTTCCCGGCGGGCCCAAGGTATTCCCCAGTGGTCTAATTTCAAAATTTCTTGGGGAATTAATTCGACAAAACGCCAAACCGCATCTTGATCTGCTAAAAAATCACTTCCTTTAACCGTATCCCAGGCATGCAATTCCGGACTATCCCCTTCGTCAATCCGGAGAGCTGCACCGGTTCCGCCTTCAGCACAAACCGAATGAGGTCTTAAAAGCTGCGTCTTACTGACAAGCGCAATATCCAATTCTCCCTTGGATAAAAAAGCAGCCTCCAACGCTGCCCTAAGTCCAGCAAGTCCGGAGCCAATAATTATCAAATCATGTTTTAGAACGTTCACATCCATCCCCCTCTTTTTTGTAAATTTTTATTCTTTCCGGAATTTCTCCGGACCTACCTCGTATAAATTTTGTCCCCGAGCATCAATAACCACAATTGCAGGAAAATCAACTACTTCTAAGCGGTAAATAGCTTCAGGACCTAAATCCGGATAGGCCACCACTTCACTTTTAACGATTGTTTTTGAAAGTAACGCTCCGGCTCCCCCAATTGCCGCAAAGTATATAGCTTTATTGCGGACAATCGCATCTTGCACTTCCTTATTTCGGAGTCCTTTACCTATCATCCCTTTTAAGCCATAATCCAAAAGGCGCGGAGTATATTTATCCATCCGCCCACTGGTGGTTGGTCCAGCGGAACCAATAACCCTGCCTGGTTTTGCTGGTGTAGGACCTACGTAATAAATTATTTGCCCTTTTAAATTAACAGGTAATTCTTCCCCCTTTTCTAAAAGTTCATACAACTTTTTGTGAGCAGCATCACGGGCGGTAAAAATTACACCGTTAATTAAAACTTCATCACCGATTTGTAATTTCTCAATAACCTCTTCGCTCAAAGGTGTAGTAATCTTAATCATGCTCTCTCACCTCTATAAAATAACAGTTTCATGACGAGCAACATGACAATTTAAGTTAACTGCCACGGGTAAGCTTGCTATATGGGTTGGGTAAGTTTCAATGTGAACTGCTAAAGCTGTAACCCTGCCTCCTAATCCCTGAGGCCCAATCCCCAAATTATTTATCTTTTCCAATAGTTCTCTTTCCAGGGAGTTGTAAAAGGGGTCGGGATTTTGAGTGCCAACTTCCCGTAACAATGCTTTCTTTGCTAATAAGGCAGCTTTCTCAAAAGTACCTCCAATTCCCACACCTACAATTATTGGCGGACAAGGATTAGAGCCTGCTTGACGAACTGTATCAATAACAAATTGCTTTACTCCTTCAACTCCATCAGCAGGCTTTAACATTTTTAGCTGGCTCATATTTTCACTTCCACCGCCTTTAGGTGCTACCGTAATTTTTACCCTGTCTCCTGGAACAATATCAATATGCACCACTGCTGGAGTATTGTCACCAGTATTTACCCGGTTTAGAGGATCCTTCACAATTGATTTTCTCAAGTATCCTTCACTATATCCCTCTCTAACCCCTTGATTAATTGCATCGTGCAAATCCCCCCCTACCAAGTGTACGTCCTGGCCAATTTCTAAAAATATTACCGCAGTACCGGTATCCTGACAAATTGGTAATTCTTCATCTTTGGCTATTTGAGCATTTTCAATAACTCTCTGTAATATTTTTTTACCAACTTCACTTTCCTCATTGTTCGCTGCTACCTTTAAAGCATTTAAAATATCGGTACTTAGTTCCTGATTTGCCTTCACTACTAAAGTTTTTACGGCATTTTTAATTTCCTTAACATCTAAATTACGCATCTATCCATCCCTCCCTATCGGTACTTTAAGCAATTATGATGCCAACGATTTTCAGGCATAAAAAAAACAAACATGCTTCTATTTTTTAAAAATTATAACTTTTATTTTAATTTTTAAAATTACAAATTATATCGCTTTATCTTATTGTAAAGGCTTGCAAGGGAAATTCCCAGTTTTTCGGCAATCATTTTTTTTGCCGATAAGGACCTTCCATATTTCTCCAATGCCATACTTATAACCTCTTTTTCTATGTCCCCCAATTTTTTAATTGGGAAACTTTTTTCCAAAACCGGAGGTTCATTAGCTTTTGAAAAATAGCCATAGAAATGATGCTCGTCTAAATACTCATCATCCACCAAGATTATTGTTCTCTCTAAAAGATTTTCTAACTCACGTATATTTCCGGGCCATGGATAATTTTGAAATAGCTCCTGTGCCTTTGGCGTTAATCCTTTTACCTTTTTGCCAAAGCGCCGATTTAATCTACCGATAATATTTTCTGCTATCAGCAAAATATCTTCTTTATTTCTCTTTCTTAACGGTGGTAGTTCTATATCAATAACTTTTAAACGAAAATATAAATCTTCCCTAAACTTTCTTTCCTTAACCATTCGCTTTAAATCGCGATTTGTTGCTGCAATAACCCTTACATCAGTAGTAATAGTTTCAATACCTCCAACCCTTTCAAATTGCTTATCTTCCAAAACTCGCAAAAGCTTGGCCTGTAAAAATAAATTTAAATCGCCAATTTCATCTAAAAATATCGTTCCCTGATGGGCTAATTCAAACTTTCCCATCTTGGTTTTGGTTGCCCCGGTAAATGCCCCTTTTTCATAACCAAACAGTTCACTCTCTAATAAATTTTCAGGTATAGCAGCACAGTTAATTTTAACAAAAGGTTTTGAGGAACGACTACTTTCCATGTGGATTGCCTGGGCAAACATTTCCTTACCGGTTCCACTTTCACCTAACAGAAGAACCGTGGCATCACTTTTTGCGGCCTTTTTCGCTATTTTTTTGGCCTCTAAAAGTTTTTCATCCTTTCCAATAATATCGTTAAAAGTATAACGACAACCGGAAAGCTCCGAAAGCTTTTGACTAAAGCTCTCTAACATTTCCTGAGTTTTACTGAGTTGTTCGCTAATTTTCAGAATATCCGTAACCGTTTGAAATACCACAGCTCCACCGCTTAATTTTCCATCGATAAATATCGGTACAGCATTTGATACCACTTCTGCTTTACTTCCCCCCACTAAAGTTCGGTGCCCGATAACCGGTTTCATTAACTTAATGGCCTGGGCTAAAGCTCCATAGGGGGAAACTTCGAAAATATTTTTGCCAATTCTTTCTTCCTTTTCGATACCAGTTATGCGGGTAAACGCTTGATTGATGTATTTAATTTCGCCTTTTTCGTCGGCTATTTCAATTCCCTCCTGGAGAGAATCTAAAATTTTCAGAAGCTCTTCCCGCATTTTCTGGGCAAGCACTAAATCGGTAATCTGACTTAACCCTTTATTATCGGCAATAAAAAAATCAGGATTTGCCATCACCGCTTGTTCCACATTCTGGACTTTGACTATTGGCAATCCCTTTAAAAACTCCGGCTCCAATTCTCCTAAATAATAAATCGTCACTGTTCATTCCTCCGTTTTTAATTTTATAAATTTTTATTCTATAAATTATAAGTTTTTCCTGCAAAATAATTTCGAACTTATGTTTTCAAAAACCTAAAACATTATTATAATAAACTTAAAAGCTACCAAAATGAGGTGATTTTTGCGTGAAAAACTCCCTTCTTTCGCACCAGGAAAAAAAAATAATCTCATTTATAAAGCAATACCTCAATGAGAATGGATATCCTCCCACAATTCGAGAAATCTGTCAGGGTGTTGGATTAAGCTCTCCCTCCACTGTTCATCACCACTTGAAAAACTTGGAAAGCAAAGGCTATCTGCAACGAAATCCAACCAAACCACGAGCCTTAGAACTTGTAGCCGAAAAAGCA is a window encoding:
- a CDS encoding Fe-S-containing hydro-lyase, with amino-acid sequence MIKITTPLSEEVIEKLQIGDEVLINGVIFTARDAAHKKLYELLEKGEELPVNLKGQIIYYVGPTPAKPGRVIGSAGPTTSGRMDKYTPRLLDYGLKGMIGKGLRNKEVQDAIVRNKAIYFAAIGGAGALLSKTIVKSEVVAYPDLGPEAIYRLEVVDFPAIVVIDARGQNLYEVGPEKFRKE
- a CDS encoding fumarate hydratase is translated as MRNLDVKEIKNAVKTLVVKANQELSTDILNALKVAANNEESEVGKKILQRVIENAQIAKDEELPICQDTGTAVIFLEIGQDVHLVGGDLHDAINQGVREGYSEGYLRKSIVKDPLNRVNTGDNTPAVVHIDIVPGDRVKITVAPKGGGSENMSQLKMLKPADGVEGVKQFVIDTVRQAGSNPCPPIIVGVGIGGTFEKAALLAKKALLREVGTQNPDPFYNSLERELLEKINNLGIGPQGLGGRVTALAVHIETYPTHIASLPVAVNLNCHVARHETVIL
- a CDS encoding sigma-54 interaction domain-containing protein, which translates into the protein MTIYYLGELEPEFLKGLPIVKVQNVEQAVMANPDFFIADNKGLSQITDLVLAQKMREELLKILDSLQEGIEIADEKGEIKYINQAFTRITGIEKEERIGKNIFEVSPYGALAQAIKLMKPVIGHRTLVGGSKAEVVSNAVPIFIDGKLSGGAVVFQTVTDILKISEQLSKTQEMLESFSQKLSELSGCRYTFNDIIGKDEKLLEAKKIAKKAAKSDATVLLLGESGTGKEMFAQAIHMESSRSSKPFVKINCAAIPENLLESELFGYEKGAFTGATKTKMGKFELAHQGTIFLDEIGDLNLFLQAKLLRVLEDKQFERVGGIETITTDVRVIAATNRDLKRMVKERKFREDLYFRLKVIDIELPPLRKRNKEDILLIAENIIGRLNRRFGKKVKGLTPKAQELFQNYPWPGNIRELENLLERTIILVDDEYLDEHHFYGYFSKANEPPVLEKSFPIKKLGDIEKEVISMALEKYGRSLSAKKMIAEKLGISLASLYNKIKRYNL
- the sdhC gene encoding succinate dehydrogenase, cytochrome b556 subunit, whose translation is MYDNRLGIKGNFYAGKFGIERYLYTLHRISGLGLIIYLLLHIVVTSFRLGGPDAWAKAMGTVDSPIFKFGEFLVVVAGVFHGLNGLRLILTEFGYFIGKPERQEYPYKYSTLKQRPLMYFLMILALVGIVISVYDIYLA
- a CDS encoding succinate dehydrogenase iron-sulfur subunit encodes the protein MKVRFKIWRYDPAKDVQPYFQDYTFDVKEGMTVLDCLYYIKENIDATLAFRASCRMGICGSCAMYINKKPRLACETQALSLGTDVIEIAPLPNYKNIKDLVPDLTPLFEKHKNVKPYVIPENEQEFINPTGEYSQTPAELEEYLQFAYCIKCGACLAACPTVGTTPDFPGPQALAQAYRYNADNRDFGEKERKVQVDNPKGLWRCHMAGACAEACPKGVDPALAIQLFKRSFFFTGRKPKARLIPLNKEKPARGGIKAPEPTV
- a CDS encoding ATP-binding protein, with amino-acid sequence MELKKELGKRALAIGRTVAENPTVKKYLGRPEGFKEIEPVAERIRRATNVDYIVVLDMNRIRYSSPLPERVGSKFSGGDEGPAFADNEYISEAKGIRGIAVRAFVPVKNESFTEQIGVVVVGILLPTWWELLKSVREGIYLATLLGLFIGAIGAGFLAVKIKKEILGLEPEEIASLVEQRDALLNTINEGIVAIDRMGNITLVNPAAQVILNLRQEEVLGKNIGEVAPESRLPEVMATGQPVYNREIFVGGKQLISSRLPLKVKGKVIGAVAVFREKSEVQKLAEELTGVKKFVEALRVQNHENLNRLHSIAGLIQLGRVDEALDLIFRLTDTQQALTTFLTKKIKDPALAGLILGKAARASELKVEFLVNRRSFVEGYPAKLDSTKVIEITGNILENALEAAVSGKIKKVYLKIQANKRRFFLLVLDTGPGIKVEKNKIFEPGYSTKGENRGYGLYIVKRHLEDVYGKIRIRSTSKGTVFLIKVGGEKND
- a CDS encoding succinate dehydrogenase/fumarate reductase flavoprotein subunit, whose protein sequence is MDVNVLKHDLIIIGSGLAGLRAALEAAFLSKGELDIALVSKTQLLRPHSVCAEGGTGAALRIDEGDSPELHAWDTVKGSDFLADQDAVWRFVELIPQEILKLDHWGIPWARRENGKIDQRPFGGHSFPRAVFAADKTGFFEVHTMYDNLQRFSNVHRYDEVMVTSLLIEDGEYRGFTAIDLTRGEFLVFQSKALIIATGGACRIYGFTTYSYTVTGDGMAIAYRAGLPLKDMEFVQFHPTGLVPSGILITEAARGEGGYLINNLGERFMGKYAEKMMELAPRDIVSRSEMQEIEAGRGFTREDGLDYVLLDLTHLGREKINERLPLIREVAIKFAGIDPIEKPLPVRPVAHYSMGGIHVDIDGQTPVPGVYAAGEVACVSIHGANRLGTNSTAECLVWGGITGGKAYEYVKKQKAFPKLPTEMVLREEARINEIFNKPNKESLYTIRKELREIMDKNVGVYRDEKGLTAALNKVRELIQRFKDCGLEDKSKYYNTDLVSYLEMENMLTLAEIIVLGALERKESRGGHARRDYPNRDDENWLKHTLAYYTPEGPRLEYLPVKITTWKPVERKY
- a CDS encoding succinate dehydrogenase hydrophobic membrane anchor subunit, whose translation is MSESKLWFLFIVAALILLVFLGIHLGYMHLDNILGVNDPLDYNNVKTRGQDTFWLVSYLILLVAALYHGMYGLRTILLEYFPQNLKFINGLIGIIGFLALVLGSYVVIYSYIGG
- a CDS encoding TRAP transporter substrate-binding protein, whose product is MLKFSRNIFIAVLVLFLVFALVACGSKQEGEKKTEPIVIKFSHVVAETTPKGQAALKFKELAEQKTGGKVKVEVYPSSQLFGDKEELEALIANNVQFIAPSVTKLVGLNPQFQIVDIPFLFKSEEAALKFYQGPAGQKLLKSLEDKGIIGLAWWPNGAKHFTNSKRPLRRPEDFKGLKFRTQSGGVLEEQFKLLGAGSQTIPFGEVYTALQNKTVDGQENTFNNIDTQKYAEVQKYLTVSGHGRLDYVVLTNKTFWDSLPEDIKKALEEALAEATEYEIKLSTELNQKSMENLKKSGKLEFYYLTPQDREAFIKVFEPLYKKYESIIGKEIMDAARNAE
- a CDS encoding NAD(P)-dependent malic enzyme, whose translation is MADFKAKALELHKKFRGKIEVKSKVPAKTAEDLSLAYTPGVAEPCKLIAENKDLSYEYTSRWNMVAVVSDGTAVLGLGDIGPYAAMPVMEGKALLFKEFAGVDAFPICLDTKDPDKIVEVVKLLEPTFGGINLEDIAAPNCFYIEERLKKETSIPIFHDDQHGTAIVTLAALINALKIVNKDISKIKVVVNGAGASATAVSKLIMASGVKNLIMCDSKGIIYRGRQEGMNKYKEELAQITNPENIKGTLKDALKGADVFIGLSKAKQVTEEMVKSMNKDAIVFAMANPEPEIYPDEAKRAGARIVATGRSDFPNQVNNVLAFPGVFRGALDVRATDISEKMKIAASYAISSLVAENELNEDYILPKAFDARVASTVAREVAKAALEEGIARIKISPDDVFKHTLELLEKSGS
- a CDS encoding response regulator, with amino-acid sequence MIKTVIVEDDPMVLEINKNFIKEVEGFEIIAALKSGSELLNFLKNHSPELLILDIYLPDIDGLTLLKEIRRQNISVDVLAITAAQQGEIVAELLRYGVVDYIIKPFKKERLVKALLTYKNKYLKIGRKRSVQQEDIDRLFARSSAGGELPKGLNDITLKKILSLLEETREPLAAAEVAKRAGISRVTARRYLEYLEREGLAGKEIRYGSIGRPVNYYYLR